Sequence from the Denticeps clupeoides chromosome 20, fDenClu1.1, whole genome shotgun sequence genome:
tgtttATGATCCCATTGATCTTATTAGGTGAGCAGGATTGATCAGGGTTCCAGTTTAACCAGGTTAAAGTGAACCTGTTTAACGAGGAGCGTTTCGGACCTTCATTCCCTTGGTTCTCATGGCCCCCAATTTCCTCTTCTTCCACGTGCCTTCCACCACCCTGTTCCTCAGAGTGCAGCTCCTTATCACCTCCAGCCACagtcatcctcctcatcctcctgtgCTTTGAGgggctcctcttcctcatttTCACCGCTGTGATGTTCGGCACACAGGTCCACTCCATCTGCACTGACGAGACCGTAAGTTCCCGAGCGTCCACCGCGCCCACCACCGCGCCCGAACCTGTATCATAAACGTCTTCTCCTGTCCGCAGGGTATCGAGCAGCTGAAGAAGGAAGAGCGGCGCTGGGTGAAGAAGTCCAGGTGGATGAACATGAAGGTGGTGTTCGGCCACCCCTTCTCCATAGCCTGGCTCAGTCCGTTTGCCACGCCCGACCATGGGAAGGCAGACCCCTATCAGTATGTGGTCTGATGGGCGACGCCTGTTCTGGAGACCCATTTTCTCGCCCAGTTGGGTGCATTGTGAACAAGCAGCGCCAGAGGGACTCGAGTGAGCGGAACTCTCACCTGTTTCCCTTTCCAATCAGAGATGGAACTTCTGATGCTTTACTGACCTACGGAACGTCTTCCGTCTTCCTCCTGTTTACACCAAAGCCCAGGGAATGTCTCCTTCTCCACCATTTCTCCAAGCCAGAATTGCAGCTACTTCTTGTGCTCTTTTTTCCTGACGACAAATCGCGATGTTGCAATAATTAATGTCgcctgttttaaatgtatttttttatactcCATGGAGGAGGTGCAGATCAGCAGTTCATTCTGGACCTCGCATGACTGCTGGTTCCTGTCCTTCAGTCATGACTGGTTCTGTCAGCGCCTTACTGGGGGTGGCGCCTGTGGACTTGACCACTGGAGGACCAATAGAAACAGGATTCCAAGGATGTGCTGCCTTACGCGTATGTTTACCTATAGgatcgggtttttttttttgatggtgcAATCGAACATGGTGGCCTTCACAGTGGAACatttcatgtgtaatgttcacACGCCTTACTCACCCCGCCTCCAGAGGAACTGGAACTCTCCTGCCAAAATTaatctttttctcattttcttttctttattttaactGTTGATTATGAACAGATCAGGTATTATCTGCTGAACCGTTATTACTGCCATACAGCATAAACTGTCTCCTCTCTAACCATATGCAGTAACATTAAAATCTAACTGAACCGCACTGTTCAGAACCTAGAACTGGTGTTCCATATGTCCTATATAAGTGAAGACCTCCTTATCAAAGCAGTGACTATCAGGCTTATAACAAGGAAACAAGTCGACATGATGATGAATTGCAATCCATTCCATTGCCACTAGAGgcagcacaccacacactgctgcccctCAGGAGGAACGATCACACTAGTCTCGCTTACTTTTAATCTGAGCGCAGACCTCCTAATAAAAGGCAATTAAAATTGTGGACGTTGTctttatttaatatgaattgtgttttaatgatttTGTGTCTTCTGATTGAGCTTTATTCCTTGGTTTAGAAATGTGCTAAGAAATTCACATTTAATTCACTTGTCACCGACCCACAATGTGCCGTTCTTTTGCATGGTTATAAATGAATGTGTGATGGATGTGTGTGAGTTGTGGTTATTCTGTGCCGCCGGTTTTATGAATGAGCTCTGGAATAATTTAACATGGACTCTGCCTCCATTAACTGTAATACATAATTCATCTTAAGGGGGTCCCTGGGATTTCTTTCTGCCTGTTACAGCTTTGAAAAATTTTATCTTCTAATATCTTTTGTTTGGCAGCAGGATGGCAGGTGATTACAATGGCGAGCACCTTAAAATGAACGTAAGGCAAGGTGAACCCAGAACACCGTGTTCATCGTGTGAAATTTATTCCAGCGTGTAACAGTGTAAACATGGTTTCTCCACAATGGATACAAGTGTATTTACACATCCACAAATGCAAGATAAGGACTTTGTTCTGCTACCTCTGGTACCTCATGCTCCTGACCTGCTGTGGAACGCTGGGGCTTTCAGATAAGGCCATTCCCCGGCAGGCCCTCGTTCCGTGCTAGTCACCGCGTTCCCTCTGTCTTTTAATGAATATGTGTAGAACATTTCGATTTCTGACCCAGCAGTTGTAGGAAGAACATTTGATTCAGGAAGTGCATCAACagaacaaatgcaaataatttttttgcttcatGCATCTTAAAGATGTCGAAAATAACCTGGTGCAGGCGGACCAGTCAGAAACGAGCGCTGTTCTTATTGCACCGAGCCTGACCCGGTCCACAGGCGTCACAGTGATAAGGGATCGTAGGAAGTACAGCAGTGGAGGACCAGCATGCATGATGGAGGACGGCGCCTTTGTGCTTTTTGCTACCGGCTGATCCAGCACTTGATCCGGACTACACGCCAACcgctgcatgctgggagatgCACAGGGCTCAGGTTGTCCAGAGGAAGCCTCTGGAGGAAAACAGTGAGACTGAGCTGATGCCTCCATCCTGAATCGGCGTCAACACGGGCCAGTCTGATCAGTCTTTGGTCTGGAGAGGAACTGGTCTAAGTAAATAAAACGTCAGCAGCTAAATACATGAACCTCCCCAAAAATGCCAAATTAAATGCACCATTATGCACAGAAAAGATTCGTAAGGCCATACGGCCCTCGCTACTGACCATCGACTGTTGAAAAACATGGTCGCCATAATCTCAAAACAGGTCTAGTGCCCCTGGTGGCTGCTTGCAGGAATGTTTAGCTCTGCCCACCCCTCCCATCAGCCAATATTCCAGCACAGGCCTAACTACGGCAGTTCTGCATGCCTGACGGCGCCCATGTTCTCAACAGTCCGTGGTCCTCGCCAGGGGGTGGGACTTGTGTAGTGGCAGCAGTTATGTTGGTGGCCTACAGATAAATAATCCTACAGCAGCCATGCAGGCGCAGCGTGAACCTCCATCGCCAGGGACCCGTCAttcatccttcttggtcacagGTGGGTCGCTGGGTGTCGCTCGGTGAAGCACCAGGAGGCCGGAGAGTGTGAGCGAGATGCCCACCCACCACAGAGCGAGGTGGCTCTCCCCAAAGATGAGCTGGCCCAGGAACGCCTGGAGGAACATGAGGCGTGTGTCAAGAGACGGAACATTCCGGCTGGAGTATTGAGCGGGTGTCGGGGCGCGTCGTACTCACAGAGGAGATGAAGTTGGAGGCCGTGGTGGTCACAGTGGCccgggtggaggaggaggagtaccTGAGCGCCTTGGCCAGGAAGGTCCACATCACAGCGTTGCAGGTGAAGAGCAGGCCGCCGCAGAGGAGCCTCAGGGGGATGTGCAGCTGACAAACATGAATTATTACTACTGTAGTAGTCCTGATCAGCAACCATTTGTTTAATAACGAGACACGGCACGTGGGGTCGCGCTGAAGGTCATTATTTGTGAGTGCGTGACGTCTCACCCAGTCGCACGCGGTGGCCTCGTTCTCCGGGCGGAATTTGCGCTGCTCGCCCCACGTCCGGAGGCCGGACTCACACACCCCCTTCAGGTAGTCCGCGCCCAGGGACAGCTTGGCTGACGACGACGCCACGGCGCCCAGGAAGCCCGCGAGCAGCGCGTACACCACGCCGGGGAACATCTCATCTCCGCCGAGGAGGAACCTCCAGCAcgtccagctcctcctccaagGGCCAATCACAGCCGAGGAGGACCGTCCCGCTCCTTCTCCAAGGGCCAATCACAGCCGAGGAGAAAAgcccagctcctcctccaggcgCCAATCACAGCCGCCTACCGATGCGTGCCGGCGCATGCTGGGAGATGTAGTCCACCTTTTCCTTCTCGAGTCTTCCCGTGGTTTCTACCCTTTTATTTACAGTAGAAGATCAAAGATCAAAGAAGATCAAAGGAAGGTGTTCACATTCAGAGGCTAAATAACAAGCAATTCTATATTTTTAAAGGCTCAGAGTCAGACTAGGGACGGAGCCCTAGCTGCTTAGAACCAGCAGAACATCACCTTCTTCCCATTGATGGTTTCTTCGTTACACCCCAAAGACGCATGACATGCATGATTGTTTTGATTAGCTGGTGTCACAAGGTTCATAGGTCAGAGTTGGCCTCTCACCAGTTATCGACTACACAGACATCCCTAGTGTGGGGTATGACCAGTAGGGGGCTTCACTCTTCGTGCTGTAGATTGCAGTGTATGGGAGACtccaaagccaaacatggggtttcatCATCCTACCTCAGAGGCCGTATTATACCTGGCACTCTACCACTGAATATTTTCAAACAgaagcttaagaccttcctctttagagaatactcaGACTAACTAGTCTGACTTTTGTAAAGACAACagagttaataaaataattgtattcatggtttgagttcTAGTCAACCAGAACAgattacttcactgatggtaacatgaaagcacgttgtaagtcgctctagataagggcatcaaatgccataaatgtaaaacctAAATGCAGCTTTTTATAGGAGGATCATTGTTGGAGTGTTACCTTCTTCTGAGAGACTTATAAACCGCGAAATCACCGTCCATGCTGCACACAGGATCATAAatctgcataaataaataaaacatcagtCATGTTCCTGAAGGATTAACTGATGACTGACATTCAACAAACATCTCCTCATGGCTACTCATCATAATGCACAATCTGCATTACGATACAACTGATATTATCTAAACGTACTTCACATTTCAGAAACAGAATCGCGTTTATGGGCCATACACATACATTCCGGTCGACGGCGTCtctaaaacaacaacaatatacaatatagtccAATAGcttatatacagaaaattatagaaacaaaaccacaagtgtacataaatcagaatcagaaaaccttattaatcccgaaggaaattgcgtAAAGCAGAGCTGCAATGCTGCAGGTGTGACAGTTTGGCTGTTTGGTCCATTTCAGCTTTGTAACTCCACAGGTTTTGACAGTGCACTGTTGCCGCTGATTGTATTgattatgttgtgtgtgtgctccagACCTGCACACATCCACCCACATCCACCCCAGACCCCCCTCAGCGGCAGGGCCAGGCGATAAGCCCTGCATTAGCAGAATCACTTGTGTTTGGGGGGGAAGAATGATGTAATGATGTACGGTTTTGCACAATATGAAGCCGCTGTGACATTAATACACGGAATAATTATTCCTCGGTTTCAACACAAGCAGAGAATGAACACTAGTGTGTTCCAACATTCATTGCTGGGGACATTTTATAATAGAACTTCATTTTGATAACGGTAGAAAACCCTCAAAAATTGATTTACCTAAAGTATTTATAGCAGAATTTCTGTCTTCTTGCGAAACAGTGACATggtgtgtaaaaagaaaaagagacagtAATGCAATATTTTTCTCAATATGTAGATTTTTCCTTTACTTATTTCACAGAGTTGGAAGAGACCGACACCCATTTCTTCTAGCACTACTGACTAAAACTGGCGAAAGTGATAATGATCATACTAGACAATAAACATGATATTTCCTACCTGCAAACACAGATTCTTCATTATTTTTCAAAACCTGCTGTGAAGatgctgcattttaatgagCAGCTCTCTGATTTTACCCACATGGCTGTTTCAGCCAGAAACCAGGGAATCTTATAATGACTCTATTATAAAACAATAGAAATCCCTTCCAAACACTTAATTGGTTCCCCTGTCAGGCAAGTCACAGGGCAACAAAGCTGATTTATTATGGCAGAAGGATGAGAAGAACAGGCTGCAGAAAAGTGGAGGACTGACCCTGAAGGTCCTTCTCCACCGTGGAGTAACTCTCTCATGCAGTTCCACCAATGCATCCACACCTCCCGCTAACGTAATTCACGCCATGCTGCCATGAAGCAACGCTATATCCAGTGGTTTGAATAAATCTGTATTTAAAGAGCTTTTTACTTCTAAATAGCATCGTGCATTTCATACATTAAACCATTTATGGTTGGAAGGTCTCCGGGTAGGTTTGGTCCTAGAAAACATGCGTGACTTTTCTAACGGTCCCTAACATTGCGTTCAGTAATaagattgaataaaaaaatcaccatATAGGGTCTTATCTAGTTTGACTGCAAAGTAAGAAAACGCAGTTTTGTCTCCTGCACATGAGATTAAAACGTCTCGGACATTTTAAAGTCTGCTTCTGTGGACCGGTCCGGCCGTGGACTGGACTCTAAAACCGGGCTTGcggcggggttgccaggtcggTCCTTCAACGGACACGTGTTGCGGTTCCTAATTTCAATACTttctaaataatattttattttactttcagGCATATCTTGATGAAAATGGTCAGGTGGTGGACTGAAGGTGGTTATTGATGTTTGTAAGTTTGAATCCGGGAACCGACTTGGTTGGTGTGTGGAGTTGACATGCTCTCACTGTCCAAAGACCTGTACACTATGCGCCGCTGTTTAGGGAAGGTACATCACGACCATGTTGCATTTTGTGATGAGCGTTTTGTTTTAAAGATTATTTGGCGTGCTGTGTATACGTGCTGAAGCGCGGGGTCGGTCTGCGGTTGAATGAGCGAACATCTGGTTGCGGGGACTTGCTGTCGCAGATCTGGCAACCCGGCGCTGGGAGGGAGGGTCTGCGTTGCTGCGACGTCCAGCGGAAAAACCGCTGAACGGGACGCGGAGCCACAGCCGCAGCTCCGGCAGCGGGGACATGACTCGGCCCGGGGCGGGACGCGGGGCAGAGCGCGACATGTCACCGCGTCGGGCGTAAAGCGGCGACACCGCGAGCATggagacgccgccgccgccgcatcCCGAGAGGGGCAGCGCGGCCAGGAAGGTCGGGAGGAGCGGCTCGGCCTCCCTCGGGCGCCCGCTGGAAGGAGTTCTGAGCAAATACACCAACCTCCTGCAGGGCTGGCAGAACAGGTGAAGATGAGGCGGGTCACAGCAGTACTGTCCTGTTCTAATGACGTTTTACTTAGTTCATGGAAATGAAGTTCCGTTGAACGTTGAATTTTTCTGCAGCGAGAACCCAGTAAACTGAACACAACAGGTCGTCTAGAGAACATGCTGGACCAGACATGCAGAACTGGAGCGGAACATTATCTGGTGATGTGGTCTTGCTCCTCTGATTAGATGTTTAGATGAACTTTGAATGTGGGTGGACAGCCTCTGATAtgctcatgtttttttatatttaaagcaGCTGCTCTGAACATCAGACTGGAGGACTAATGCTGCCATGTTCAAGAATGTACATTTTAACTCTGAATTATGTGGATCCGTTGAATTGTGTAGAAAATGAGGTATGGATTGGGTGTGCAAGGCTCATGTGGTGGGAGGAGTCCAGGTTGATGGGAGGAGCCCGAGTGAACTGCATAGAGTAGTTCTGGAGGTTGTGCGGAatgggtgggcggggctcagGTGGTAGGAGTCCAGGTTAGTGGGAGGAGTTTTAGTGAGTTGATACAGAACAGTAGTTCTATGGGATTGTATGGATtgggtgggcggggctcagGTGGTAGGAGGAGTCCAGGTTAATGAGTGAGAGTGAGTTGGTGCAGACTTGTAGGCCAGTATCAGATGATGCATTAATAGaaggttctgttttttttctaattgtaGTGCGTGTTTCTTATTATTTGCatgctgcatttgtgtgtgtgtttgatattGGTCTCTTGTAGGACATCCATCTGTGTCCTCTTTTGTCTCATGTGAATTCCCGTCACCTGTACCAGGCCTGTTTGAAAGGCCAGCAGCAGGGCGCCAGTATCTGGAAGCAGAAATGTGTTCTGGTTGGGTGAACTGGAGCTCTGCCATGGCTGCAGGAGGCAGTTAGGCAAGGAATCCTGTCCTCTTTCCGAGATGTCACcagaatcaaataaaaaaaattcactcagACAAGCATGGAGCCTCATGAACCCGTTCAAACCACattgttaagtgtgtgtgtatgttcttgGATTTCTGTCTTTGTGATGACATTGTGACAGTGCTTGGTTTGGTAGTAGGCATGTTACTGAGATGAAAAGACAGGGAatgcaggagggagggaggagacacGATCCTtcactcagtgttgccagattgggtgtaTTGTGGTATTGAGCCccgttctgatctggcaacactgcttgatCTCTAAACTAACAAGGCTATTGAATGAGTGCATGATTTGTGGAAGGACGTGTGGAAATATGTGGGCAGTGACGGTTCTTTTCGTACGGATTCCTGCAGGTGGGAACCAGGGTGGGTTTCTTCTCTGGTCTGATCCATCAGGTTGCTGTGGCATCTACGCTTAAACATTTCCCTGCAATGTTACCATAGTGATGGGAGAAGCCTGAATatagcatcacacacacacacacacacacacacacacacacacacacacacacacacacactgctacagCTGGTGCATGTCTCTGTAATTGTCTTTCATGCCCATGATGGGCTGTTTTGAGTTAAATTTCACGCTTAGTCAGGATGGAACCAGTGGTGAGATGCGAAGCTTGCTCAGATAAATGACCCCTGGGGTCACGTGTCCAAACAAAAGCGGGTGTTTCAATCATAGCTACAGTTCCGAGCTTGTTTACTGGACTGCTGCATCCTGTCTTTGAAGACATGTCCCACCATTAGGTagcacaaatgaaataaagctgATCTCTCCAGGGTTGCATCATGGTTTGTTCTCACTCGCCTCTGGTTCATCGGCATCTCTTGTGCTTTGAGACCCCAGATAAACTCTGGATCTAATAAAGGATGCTCTTATACGTTAATGGTTCTCTAGCAGTTTTGGCCCAAGGacgtaataaatattaaaaatagatCTTATGAGGAAAGTGGCTTCATGGCGCCCCAGGTTTGAGAATGTCAGACGGTTtattggattattattattattccgcCGTGGCTTTGTTCATATTCTCATGCTTTGGGGGAACTCATTTCACCTCCTGTAGAGGAGCTTGTAGAAGGTTGACAACCGGAGACAGAACGTTCCAGTATGaaggtgagtgtgagtgagaagCTGGTCTGGGTGGTGAAAGCCAGGCGGGACCAGGAGAAGATGACGGAACGTGGAACAGGCTTTGTCTTGTGCTAGTTGTGATTGTCTGTCTGCGAAGGCTGGTATTGACCTGCAGCTTCTTCTCCGGCCTGGTCGATGGAACGTCTCCCCTTGTCTGGTTGTTTGCTCAGATGCTCGCTTGCTTGTCCTGTATTTCGGACAGTGACCTGTTGTCCTGGGTTAACTTCCATGTCTACCAAACCATTTTTATCTCATCAATAGAGAACCGTTACTGATGGCGGGAACAAGTCTTCTGTACGATACGATGCTGGTTACATCTCCAGTCTGTGGGAAGGTGTGGATATCAGCTGAGAGCTTTTCATCCTGCAGCTCTCCTGTCCTCTCACCTCCTTGCTTGAATTCCTTTAGTAATTTATGTTTTCCTCCGTCACGAATGAAGtattttttactgttttcaGCTGTTGACCTGCTTGCTATGTGTTTGACAAAAAGGAAGAATTGTGATGAAAACTGCAGATAATGACACCATTTACAGCTTTTCTTCCCCTCtgttcctctctttttttttctcctacaAGGTACTTTGTTCTAGAGCCAGATCTGGGACGTCTGCAGTATTTCGTCAGCGAGCAGGGCAAAAACCTGAAGCCCCGTGGTTCCTTCCCCCTGATTGGTGCGTCGGTGACCCCGAGTGACGAGGCTCCACACATGTTCATCGTTCATTCGGCCAGCGGGGAGATCTTCAAGCTGCGAGGTAGAAGGCCACCCTGACGTCTGTTGTCAGTCAGGAGGAGGATGGTGATGATGTTGATGATTGTGTGAGGGTCCGTTCCAGGTATCAGTTTCTGGTAATGTGGACCAGAAGCAAGGTGAAGAGCAACCATGTCACCTCTTTTGGTGTCATTATCTGGGCCTGAGTGGCCAGCCTGGACTGCTTAGTTTCAGAAGGTTCGGTCTGATTGGACATTTGAGGTCTGAAGCTGCAGCTTTTGGGTAGTTGCCATGGTTTTCTTAGTGTACTTGTCTTCTTGCCAGAGACCAGGAGAGAACCGTAACCTTGACCGTGTTAATCCAGATCCAGCACGTAGGGAAGCAGGAAGTTCTCTGTAGTCAGGTTCTGAAGAGAAGAGCTgggagggctgtgtgtgtgtgtgtttaagatcTGTGTGGGTCATGTGATGCCAGTCTGGTGGTCAGGTGGGCGTCGCCCCCATCAATTACAGGTCAAGTCGTTATATTAATTCTGACATAGATTTTCCAATAACTGCATTCAGGCAGGCAATaaagattcacacacacatacacacacacacacacacacacacacagacacacacaaacacgcacacacagactgccTTCAGACAGGAAGTGTCTGCTCGGTTTACATTGGTGAGGGGATGCAGGAGAAGTAGGTCAGTGGAAGAGCCTGCTGTCCACTGGActtctcaggtgtgtgtgtttgagagacaaTGCGTCCTTGTCCTGTTAATCGATGATGACTTCCTGTTGTCCCGGTGACGACCTGCAGCTCCCTCCCGAATTTGCTCAGAAGTCGATGTCTGTAATATTCGAAATTAgctgtatatttatgtaatattatatataattatttctaTGATGTCAATGTTCATAATTCAGTGTTAGTGCTGATGAACTgatatttgtaataaatccccCCCTCCCTGCAGCAGCCAACggcaagcagcagcagcgctggATGAGCCACCTGCAGGCCTGTGCCCGGCGCCACTCCGACAGCGGCGCCAAGGTGGGTGTGGCAGCCCCTCCGCCAACATCTGCATCAGTGCTGTGACCCGTCAGGTGACATCCTATCCCCCACTGCGCTGTGACTGGCTGGGAATCTGGGTCGGCTTTTGTCACTTTCTGTAGTCTGGAGGTGGTTTAGTGGTGAAGTTGACC
This genomic interval carries:
- the LOC114770463 gene encoding transmembrane protein 42-like; translation: MFPGVVYALLAGFLGAVASSSAKLSLGADYLKGVCESGLRTWGEQRKFRPENEATACDWLHIPLRLLCGGLLFTCNAVMWTFLAKALRYSSSSTRATVTTTASNFISSAFLGQLIFGESHLALWWVGISLTLSGLLVLHRATPSDPPVTKKDE